In a single window of the Jatrophihabitans sp. genome:
- a CDS encoding dihydrolipoamide acetyltransferase family protein, which yields MAELKQFKLPDVGEGLTEADILRWDVKVGDPVVVNQVLVEVETAKAAVELPSPYAGVVHEIHFEEGVTVDVGQPIITLKVGSGELTGGPAGSSQPPPAVPETPVGGGAEDLIPTPPPDGGVDGTASNGAGAAAGGERQAVLVGYGVSGERGRRRKREQPSAAVPAPTANEAFNLTPGTGAATAVLSPHRGVLAKPPVRKLAKTLGVDLGAVVATGPNGTITRADVEQAVSTPVAAIAVPARDAETRIPIKGVRKHTAAAMVASAFTAPHVTEFVTVDVSEMMDLRKRIGARPEFAGVKVSPLLFVARAVLWAAKRTPIINSTWDEAAGEIVIKHYVNLGIAAATERGLIVPNIKGAESMSLLELAQAMGTLTDTARAGKTSPADMSGGTFTITNIGVFGIDTGTPILNPGEAAILAFGAIRRQPWVVGAGDDERIEPRWVTQLAISFDHRSVDGQQGSQFLADVAAVLRDPGLALL from the coding sequence GTGGCTGAGCTGAAGCAATTCAAACTTCCCGACGTAGGGGAAGGGTTGACCGAGGCCGACATCCTGCGCTGGGACGTCAAGGTCGGCGATCCGGTGGTCGTCAACCAGGTGCTGGTCGAGGTCGAGACCGCCAAGGCAGCGGTGGAGCTGCCCTCGCCCTATGCCGGCGTGGTGCACGAGATCCACTTTGAAGAGGGCGTCACCGTCGATGTCGGCCAGCCGATCATCACTCTCAAGGTGGGCAGCGGAGAGCTGACCGGCGGGCCGGCCGGCAGCAGCCAGCCGCCTCCGGCCGTCCCCGAGACTCCAGTCGGTGGAGGCGCTGAGGACCTGATTCCGACGCCGCCACCGGACGGCGGTGTCGACGGCACCGCCTCCAACGGCGCAGGCGCCGCAGCCGGCGGTGAGCGGCAGGCCGTGCTGGTGGGCTACGGCGTCTCCGGTGAGCGCGGCCGGCGGCGCAAGCGCGAGCAGCCTTCGGCCGCGGTGCCGGCGCCCACAGCCAACGAGGCGTTCAACCTGACTCCGGGCACGGGCGCGGCGACCGCCGTCCTCAGCCCGCACCGCGGGGTGCTGGCCAAGCCGCCGGTCCGCAAGCTCGCCAAGACCTTGGGCGTCGACCTCGGCGCCGTGGTGGCGACCGGCCCGAACGGCACCATCACGCGCGCCGACGTCGAGCAGGCCGTCAGCACCCCCGTCGCGGCCATCGCCGTGCCGGCCCGCGACGCTGAGACCCGCATCCCGATCAAGGGTGTGCGCAAGCACACCGCCGCCGCGATGGTCGCCTCCGCGTTCACCGCGCCGCACGTCACCGAGTTCGTCACCGTCGACGTCAGCGAGATGATGGACCTGCGCAAGCGGATCGGCGCCCGGCCCGAGTTCGCCGGCGTCAAGGTCTCGCCGCTGCTGTTCGTCGCCCGAGCGGTGCTGTGGGCCGCCAAGCGAACTCCGATCATCAACTCCACCTGGGACGAGGCAGCCGGGGAGATCGTGATCAAGCACTACGTCAATCTGGGCATCGCGGCGGCCACCGAGCGGGGCCTGATCGTGCCCAACATCAAGGGCGCGGAGTCGATGTCACTGCTGGAGCTGGCTCAGGCGATGGGCACGCTCACCGACACCGCCCGGGCCGGCAAGACCTCACCGGCCGACATGAGCGGCGGCACCTTCACCATCACCAACATCGGGGTGTTCGGCATAGACACCGGCACTCCGATCCTGAACCCCGGCGAGGCCGCGATCCTGGCCTTCGGCGCGATCCGCCGGCAGCCGTGGGTGGTGGGCGCCGGAGACGACGAGCGCATCGAG